The genome window ccaagtgctgagagtacTGGCTTCTTAGTGCGATAATGCAGGAAGTGACAGGATTAAGTTTATGTTTTCGCTGAGACCTTGACAAGAGGACCAGACAGGGACAGAGAATCCAGTGAGGAGCTTGGATATGACTGAGTGGTTCCATGGAGTGTCTCTTAAGCCtgagtctgttctctctgtttcagaAGCAGACAGCTGTCTTGAGCTCAGACATGGCTGTGAGGGTAGATGGTCAGTACTGAAGATCCAGCCTGGCTCCAGCTGCTTCAGAAGGACTCCAGCCCCCCAAGACCCTTCTGCTCCCCCACAGGATGGGAGCCTGGGCACTGGAGGCCGGGTCATGAGGGACTGCTGCTCTTCCCCAAAGGCTATCCCTGCATCCCCAAGGCACACCCTTGACCAAAGCCTAGACATGGACTCCAGACACAGCAGTTCCagtggggctggggaaggggccTCCTGCTCTGAGAGCCCCGCTGGGAGCTTAGCCTGCCCCTCTCCTACCTGCAACCCTCCCCCAGAGACAGTGAGAGTACATGGAGCCTTGATCTCAGGAGCCGCTGAAACGACTTTGCTAGGAAAGCCAGAGCCCGCGTCCTCAGCAGAAGCTGCTCCTATAACCCCGGAGAACAGAAATCTTGTGTTCTTAGAAAAGATGGATTCTAACTCCTTGAAGCAGGCAGATTCTACTTCCACAGGAAAAGAAGAGGCTGGGGCCTTGAGGAAGGAAGAGTCCATGTTGACGGGAAAGGCAGAGCCTACAATCTGTGGAAAGGGGGAGCCTGGGACtgttggatggatggattgtACACCTCCAAGGAAGGAGGATTCTGGGTCCTCGGAAAGAGTAGATCCAATGTGCTCCAGCAAGGTGAATACAGCATCTCCAGGAGGGGAAGATCCTGGGTCTTTAAGAAAAGGAGAGCCTGTATCCTCAGGCAAAGTGGATCCCAGAAAGGAGGACCCTGCGCATTCCAGAAGAGAGCAGCCTGGATCTACAGGAAAGGGAGATCTTATATCTTTGGGGAAAAAAGATATGGAAGCACCGGAAAAAGCAGATCCTGCACCCACAAAACAGACAGATCCTGGGTTCTCAGGAAAGCTACCTCCAGGATCATCAAGCAAGATGGAACTTGTGTCCTCAGGAACAGTGGCTCCTGGGACCAAAAAGGTGAATCCTGTGTGCCTGGGGACGGTGGACCCTGCAGCCATGGGAAATACAGAAACTTTGTCCTCAGCAAAAGAGGGCCCTTCTCGGTTTCTTGGAAAGATAGACCCGGCGTCCTCAGGAGAGGGTGGGTCTGTGTCTGtgagaatgacagaaacagtatCTGCGGGCCAGCCAGCAAAGACAGATCCCACGTCTGTGAACAGTACTGGACCTTCAGGCAGTGTGGACCCAGTTTCCTTAAGAAATGTGGAACTTGTCTCCCCAGTGAAACCAGAACTGTTGTCTTCTGGGCAGGCAGAACGTGTGTCATTGATAAAGACAGAAACCCTATCCTCAGGAAGAGAAGACctcaagtcctctagaagagtggATCACACATCTGTCACAGGAAACATGAAAACATCTCAAAAAGGGAATCCCGAGTCTTCAGGAAAGACAGACCCCCCATCTTCAAGTTCAGGAGATGCCAAGTCTCTGGGGACATGGGGGTCCCTGTCTGCCGAGAAAGCTGAGGCAGTGACGGAGGGGAAAGGGGGCCCACGGGCCTTGGAGAAGGCAAGTCCCACAGCCTCAGAGAAGGCTGATCCCCTCGCTTTCAGCAAGGTGGGCTCTGCAAGCCAGGGAAGGGCAGAGACTGTTCCCTCTGAAGAAGTGGGCGCCACAGCTTTAGGAAACGTGGTCCCAACGGCTTCAGGAAAACTAGCTTTGGTGTCCCCAGGGGAGGTGGATCTCATGGCCTCGGAAAGAGCAGAAGGCAGTCCAGAGGTGAAGGCTCCGGAAAAGAGGAATCCTGTGAACTCCACCAGGGACTCAGGGAATGCTGAGCCCAAGTCTGGGGTCAAGGTGGTAACCCAGCTTCCGGATGCCACATCCCCGGGAAAGGTGGAGGCTCCGTCTTTGCAAAAAGAGCAGCCACAAGTGTCTGGGAAGATGGATCCCTCAGGAAAAGTCGACCCCACTGCGTCTGTGGAGCCTATGTCCCTGGGGAAGGCTGACTCCGTGTCTCCATCTCCTAGAAAAGCAGAGTCTGAAACCTCGGCAGAGACTACCCCTCTGTCTCTGGAGAAGGCCAACTCTTCTTTCAGGCAATCAGATGGTAGAGCCTGCAGCTCAGCCCAGCCTCTGGGAGATGCCAGGAGCAGCGGGGCCCTGCCAGAGCCACAGCCCTCTGCCAGCACCAGCCAGAAAGACCTAGCGGCAGCTGCGGCTCCGAAGAGCCCCCGCGCGGAGGGCACAGCGCCCCCGCCAGGGCCACGGACTCGC of Peromyscus leucopus breed LL Stock chromosome 5, UCI_PerLeu_2.1, whole genome shotgun sequence contains these proteins:
- the Gprin1 gene encoding G protein-regulated inducer of neurite outgrowth 1 — protein: MPGAGRPADQGQRGVGSARQRAGAPGWSARREWELRGIGTEADSCLELRHGCEGRWSVLKIQPGSSCFRRTPAPQDPSAPPQDGSLGTGGRVMRDCCSSPKAIPASPRHTLDQSLDMDSRHSSSSGAGEGASCSESPAGSLACPSPTCNPPPETVRVHGALISGAAETTLLGKPEPASSAEAAPITPENRNLVFLEKMDSNSLKQADSTSTGKEEAGALRKEESMLTGKAEPTICGKGEPGTVGWMDCTPPRKEDSGSSERVDPMCSSKVNTASPGGEDPGSLRKGEPVSSGKVDPRKEDPAHSRREQPGSTGKGDLISLGKKDMEAPEKADPAPTKQTDPGFSGKLPPGSSSKMELVSSGTVAPGTKKVNPVCLGTVDPAAMGNTETLSSAKEGPSRFLGKIDPASSGEGGSVSVRMTETVSAGQPAKTDPTSVNSTGPSGSVDPVSLRNVELVSPVKPELLSSGQAERVSLIKTETLSSGREDLKSSRRVDHTSVTGNMKTSQKGNPESSGKTDPPSSSSGDAKSLGTWGSLSAEKAEAVTEGKGGPRALEKASPTASEKADPLAFSKVGSASQGRAETVPSEEVGATALGNVVPTASGKLALVSPGEVDLMASERAEGSPEVKAPEKRNPVNSTRDSGNAEPKSGVKVVTQLPDATSPGKVEAPSLQKEQPQVSGKMDPSGKVDPTASVEPMSLGKADSVSPSPRKAESETSAETTPLSLEKANSSFRQSDGRACSSAQPLGDARSSGALPEPQPSASTSQKDLAAAAAPKSPRAEGTAPPPGPRTRDNFTKAPSWDAGAPPPREDAGTQAGAQACVSVAVSPMSPQDGAAGPAFSFQAASRAPSPSARPPSRRDAGLQVSLGAAETRSVATGPMTPQAAAPPAAPPVFPEVRVRPGSVLAAAMAPQEAAEPVREVSWDEKGMTWEVYGASMEVEVLGMAIQKHLERQIEEHGRQGAPAPPPAVRAGPGRAGSVRTAPAEGAAKRPPGLFRALLQSVRRPRCCSRAGPTAE